The genomic interval ctctctctctctctctctctctctcgctcactcactcactctttacTCACGAGAcactttaaatattaaagtatattGTGTGAGATGATGCGAGTATATAGTTCGTGTACATTAGCGATATGTCAtgtgtaatttattaaaaattttatagcGATATATCATTTGTTAAGgcgaaacattttttaattatttgttgttaaaatattaaagtattaataCATGTTCCTACGTTAATTCAAGTTAGATaaatttatcctttcttttttttttggtttattATGTATCTTATTTATGTAAGAACTAAAGTGATCTTTTATTAGGAAGAATAggttttctgtattttttttttttttttaattttatttatttatctttttaataacaaGTAGTTGGCACGTCCTTAGttacattatacatttttctatagGATGGATATTAATTGATCGGTGCGGAAAACATTTTGGTACAATTTTGAATTTCCTAAGAGACGGCTCTGTACCATTGCCAGAAAGCGCGAAAGAGATGGCTGAACTTTTGGCAGAAGCTAAATACTATTGTATCAGTGAATTAGCTGAATCGTGCGAGCAGGCACTTCTTAGGAAAGAACGCGAAGCAGATTCTATTTGTACCGTCTCATTAATTACGTCTCAAAGAGAAGAACAACTTCTTATAAGTAATACTGCTAAGCCAGTAGTAAAACTTATTATAAATAGGcacaataacaaatattcatatacaagGTAgtatcaacaaatttttagagttaaattatttttctcaaactAAATAAGTCATCCTTcgctaaaaataaatatatgtaatattctaTCATTCCAGTACATCAGACGacaatctattaaaaaatatagaattatttgataaaatgtcTCTTAGATTTAATGGTAGGGTGCTATTTATCAAGGATGTAATTGGTTCGAGTGAAATTTGCTGTTGGACATTTTATGGTCACGGTCGTAAAGTAGCTGAAGTATGCTGCCATTCAATTGTATATACAACCGATAAAAAACATACAAAGGTAAGATCTAAAATTCACacggtatatacatatatatacatacatacatacatacatacatacatacacatacatacatacatacatacatacatacatacatatatatatatatatatatatatatatatatatatatatatataatatgcgaatcaaaaaatataaagagcaATAACTTAAATTCCTTGATATTCAGGTTGAATTTCCAGAAGCTCGCATTTATGaggaaatgttaaatattttattatacgagCATCGTAATGGACCCGATCAAGAATTAATGCAAGCAACGTCTTCTCGCGGTGCTGTAGGTGGTGCGCCACCTTGTACATCCGACGAAGAAGAGGGTGAGCGTTCCGGTTTGGCTCGCCTTCGCTCCAACAAACAAAATACCAACTGACCCAACCTTACCATCCTTAACCCGCAATATCCAGCAATCtgtacaatttttaatgttgTTCGCTCTCTTAAAAGTCGGAGTAATACAAGATAGGATATATATTAGTAAAAGGACAGGAGATGCAACATATGCATACActaaaaaattcaatgttaTATGCCCTtgctcctctttctctatctctttttttcacataCAAAAATACGTAAACTATAATGCTAAACTCTCAACAAAATGACAATCTGTAATGTCATTGAATTTTACATTGCaatagtatcttttttttttgttgttgttgtaacGGTGTATCTTAATTCCTCACGTGTCTAGAATAGTATTTAAATCGATGTCAAAGCAGAATGACAAACtcatatttagatatattctACCTGTTTATCACTAAAGTAAAAATGGATTACATTTTTTCAGACTtctattataagaaataatgatacatataaatatatatataatatatatatatatatatatatatatatatattatatatatatatataaacatatatataaaaaatatatatacatacaggaGATTAGATATCTAAGTACTTTTTATGTGCCAAACATTATATTACAAGTCTAAATTGTCATTCTGCAATGAATGGAATTACTAAATTATAAtgcattttatatcatattagaaTTGCACTGTTACCTCTGTTATGAGTATTAGAtatactgttattattattacttttatttctattattattattactattattattattactattattattattattattattattattattattattattattactactacaatcatcatcgtcatttaTTGCTATTACCACCATCCCTGCAACTACTTTTCAATTAGTATTActactttattaatattattatcatcattatcatcatcatcatcatcatcattatcgttgCTTTCAATGACTTTGTCATCTTCATTAtcattatgatttattttttggtattatgattattattattttattatcatcactGTCATCATCGTTGAATTTACTGATAACTTACATATGCAAATGGATTGTTAATTTCTCTTGCATAAGGGAATTTATCAAATGAAAtccatatattttctaatatttgtGATAGAAACAATTTAATTATGTCGCAAttgttgaaaataatgaattttatctctttactaatatgtattatattcttCAACATTGACGAGGTGCTTTTTTAAGTTTATCCATGCTATgctataattatttcaatacgatttaaaataattgaatgttAATTTCGCGTATTTATCGACTTATTTTCCGCACGAGCAATTTGtagattatataatttaacacatttatgttttataacttaataattgtatgttccttttttttttatttaacgatggAATATCCGGCCTATTagctttaataattttttaacaacttgtttcaattgaataatttatttttttttttttttaaattgaaaattttttaaatagaattcaATAGATTTAGATTTGGTAGTATTTATGGATGTATTTGATTAACAGCAGCATCATGCCTCTCTTAAACtatgtttacatatattttattatttctgatCTTATaacatacatttttaatacttttgatctattaattatatatatataatttaatgaatgaaaaattttgctAGACTTCATTAGGATGGGAAGCatgaagttttctttttttatatatatatattttctttttattttgagtGCCTATATGTTTGAAGAAAGTATCAGGATcgttgattataaaaaaaaagactgcaaacaataatttttagaCTGCTTGAATAAAGCAAAGTTGTAAATCTTATTTGAATTCAACAATAATTAACTATTAAgtgctttccttctttttattaggtCGTTGCATAATTTCTTTGTccttgttattaattaaatatacgtactttttctttcaaaattgtagatttctaaattttatcaactaaaaaaaaaaaaaaaaaaaaaaaaaaaaaaaaaaaaaaaaaaaaaaagatgaaattatgCAGCTatctaatagaaaaattttatgcaAGCTTTATACAAGACTGTAGTAATGACAAAGCAAAAAATATCGACTgtattaaatcgttttatagaattatcttattttgtggtataaaaaattgatgcaatgtcattaaaagtatttgaaaaatattaatatatatattatcattattactagttaattttattattatataaatataacaacatAATAACTATTCttcaaagaatataattaaatagaaaatatataagattaaaaaaaaaaaaaaaaaaaaaagaaagaaaaaaaatggtaaaaaaCTGATTTTAAGTTCCTATAATCTTGCATTGTGCAgagttataaatattagatatttagataaatgtataaaaaaaatatttgatcctTCTTATTACTACAGTTGATAGTATATTGCTGTTAGTTTGAATGATGTATAGTATGgacatattataatttaaccCTTTTCTACTCTGATGTAATTTATGAGACTGCAACATCTAATtatgacacacacacacacacacacacacacacacacacacacacacacacacacacacacacacacacacacacacacacacacacacaaaattcaataattaatataaaagtatagaggtaatttttctcattcttatttgtataataGTAGAATCAAATGgtgtttgaaataaaatatttaaaaaaacagcAGTCAATAAATCTGATTTGTTAAGGGTTAAATGTccaattatatgatataattatttttatcatttgaattcgatcgatacgtttcttaatatatttatgtgattatgaaaaatatcatacGAAACAGGTAAAATCAATCACTTTGCAGGAAGTGGGGGGCCAGTTATTGTATTCATGTAATAGTGATTGATAATACGACAGGgtgtttttttgtaaattataataaaacaattattacagTATTACCAGATATTACTAATAtctgattaataatataaatatatagtatacatggcatgagatataaaaatttgtagacCATTCTTATGgtgtgatatataaaaataagttaaatTTAGATTATAGATATcgttatatatcaaaatgatttttaatagaatgttaagtaaagtaatatatatggATGTATGCACAGGTGGACagggacagacagacagagggaGGGCGAGATTTAAATACATGCTGCAGCTAGAGAAGTGATTACAATTTATAAGAAAGGAGATATGTTGCTTATaatcaaagattttttttttattgattaaatttaaaaaattcagttatatcttttatctgAGCAGAAATTTATGATttcgcaaaaaaagaaaagaaagattattgtGTGTTTAGAATAAC from Vespula vulgaris chromosome 11, iyVesVulg1.1, whole genome shotgun sequence carries:
- the LOC127067476 gene encoding BTB/POZ domain-containing adapter for CUL3-mediated RhoA degradation protein 1 isoform X1, encoding MSGNHKTVIKCPSEYVKLNIGGSLHYTTLGTLQKHDTMLRAMFSGRMEVLTDSEGWILIDRCGKHFGTILNFLRDGSVPLPESAKEMAELLAEAKYYCISELAESCEQALLRKEREADSICTVSLITSQREEQLLISNTAKPVVKLIINRHNNKYSYTSTSDDNLLKNIELFDKMSLRFNGRVLFIKDVIGSSEICCWTFYGHGRKVAEVCCHSIVYTTDKKHTKVEFPEARIYEEMLNILLYEHRNGPDQELMQATSSRGAVGGAPPCTSDEEEGGQGQTDRGRARFKYMLQLEK
- the LOC127067476 gene encoding BTB/POZ domain-containing adapter for CUL3-mediated RhoA degradation protein 3 isoform X2; translation: MSGNHKTVIKCPSEYVKLNIGGSLHYTTLGTLQKHDTMLRAMFSGRMEVLTDSEGWILIDRCGKHFGTILNFLRDGSVPLPESAKEMAELLAEAKYYCISELAESCEQALLRKEREADSICTVSLITSQREEQLLISNTAKPVVKLIINRHNNKYSYTSTSDDNLLKNIELFDKMSLRFNGRVLFIKDVIGSSEICCWTFYGHGRKVAEVCCHSIVYTTDKKHTKVEFPEARIYEEMLNILLYEHRNGPDQELMQATSSRGAVGGAPPCTSDEEEGERSGLARLRSNKQNTN